The genome window GGTGTATTTTTAGATATAAAACTTTATTTTAACAGAAGTCCTGACTCTATAGTCATACCGCGCAGCCTCGAATAAATAACTGGGAATTAGAGTTTTTGAATTCCAATTTTATTGCAGGTAAAGTCTTGATTAAAAATGCGCCTAGCAAAGTAATTGCATCTCTTTCTCTTAAAGTCCGCGTTCTTTTTTAGTGGTGCGATTTTGTTCTTCAGGAGTAGTCACCTCATTATTTTCCAGTCTGAAATTACCGAAGTTATAAGTAAAGCCCACACTTACTGTTCTCGTTTCTGGCAAGCTCAGATAGAAATTATCTTGATTTAAATAACGGGTGGTCATTCTTTGGTTTTGTGTTCTAAAAATATCAGTAAAAGCCAGAGTGAGTTGTGCTCTTCTGTTCCAGAGACTCTTATTAAAACTCATGTTAACGCCTAAAGAATCTCCCCATTCATAAGTTCCAAAGAGGATGCTCGATAAATAGGTGACGTCTACATCCATAGATAAGGTTCGGTTATCTGCAAGGTTAAATCTGTTAAAGGAGTTGAGGTAGAATCCAGTAGTAGAATTGACCACATCAACTCCTCCAGATTGAATTGCTCTGGTTTCATTTTCCATGTAGAACAAACTTGTACTGATTCCCGTATACCAGCTGCTATTTACATATTGGTAAGTGGCAGCGTCTATGCTGTACTGTAATTCATAGTTCAAGTTGATGCTCTGTGAGTTCAATACATTAGTAGTATTGTTTTGAAAAGGTACGTCGTTCAACATGTCTGCGGTATACAGAAAATAAGTGTCTAAAAACCAGGTGTTTTTATGGTTCCAGCTTAAGGTGAATTTGTTATTGAATGCTGGTTGCAGATTAGGATTTCCAGTATTAAAATTAAAGTCATTTATAAAAGTACGGAACGGATTTAAGTCTGCGTATCGAGGTCTATCAATGGATCTTTTATAGCTTAAAGTGTAAGAATTATTCTCGTTAAATTGGTTGGTCAGTGCTAGATTAGGGAATAACTCCAGGTATTCTTGGGTATTCACTTGGCCTAGAGACTCTGAGATTCCCTCTACATCAGTCTGTTCTGCGCGCAATCCAGCGGCAAACGACCATTTTTCCCAACTGCGATCTATTTGTGCGTAGGCAGCAAAAATATTTTCGTCATAAAGAAATAAATCAGATTTTGCGGGGTCAAAAACAACGCCACTATTGGTATCAAAGAAATTTTGTGAACTGCTTGAAGCAACGTTGGAGAATTTTAAACCCGTACTAAAGGCATAATTTCCTATAGAGGTATTGTAATCTAATTTTGCGGTATAAATATCGATTTCTTGAAGGGCATCAGTTAAAAAACTGTTTGTTCCTGTCGTCGCCTGATTGTTGTCAAAAAATCGGGTGCTTAAATCTTGTAGTTGATCGCTATTGGTAAAAATGTAATTCCCTTCTAAAGTTAGAGAAGCACCGTTTTCATTAAGACTGTGCTGCCACTGTGCGTTTACAAAGCCATTAGTTCTATTTTTCTCAAATTGAGAGTCCGCGTTAAATCCAGAAAAGCTCGTTCCTCCATCTGGTAAAATGAGCGTCTCATTTTGATAATTGACATCGTTATTTTGGTTGGTGCTAAAATTACCAGAAAAGCTTAAAGCGTTTTTCTTATCTACGTTAATATCAACAATGGTATTGAAGTTATGAGCTGCACTGCGATCTACTTTTTCTAGTTCTGTGAACCACCTTTCTGACCTACTGCCATCTGGATTAAAGAAACCTATTTGTGAGTCGTCAAACTTGAAGTCTTTCCTAGGGTTAAAGTTGTAATTGGCATACACATTAAGCCAGTTGTTCTTGTAAAAATGGGAGCTTCCTACTTGGTATTTAGTAAAGGTTCCTTGGGTCCATTCTCCGTTTACATTTCCTTTATAACCTAGTGAAATACCTTTAGAAGTATTGATATTGATCACGGCAACACCTTCTGCATCATAACTCGCCGGCGGGTTTGTAATGACCTCTACACTATTGATATTGTCAGCGCTATAACTGCGTAGTAATGTACTCAGTTCATCACTAGTCAGGTACACACGCTTGTTGTTGATATAAATCACCGCGGGCGAATTTTGAACCATGTAGGTTCCTTCCATTTCAAAGACTCCAGGTGTCTTTTTCAATAGGTTTTGAGTGTTTCCCGTACTTAAGACGGTATTTTCTACATTAAAAATTAATCTATCGGTCTTTTTATCTATAGTAGGTTTGCTTGCGGTTACCACGACAGCCTCCAATTGTTCGGTATCTTCGTCAAGAAAGAAATCTCCTATTTTCCCAGAGCCAGTAATGTTTTGCTTTCGCGAAAGCGTCACATATCCAACAGAAGAAAACTGAAAGGTGTATGCTCCCTGCTCAAAATTATTGAATTTAAACGTTCCTTTTTCATCTGTTGCCGTTGCTTTGTAAAAGGTGCTGTCAGGCATTTTAAAAGTTACAACAGTGGCATAGGGGATGGCGACTTTCTCTTTAGTCCATACATTTCCTGTAAGATCATTTTGAGCGGTCGTACTAAGGACTAGGAGAAAAATAAAAAAGGGTAAATATTTCATTCTAAGAATTTAATGACAAGCTAAAATACCAAACATCAATAAAACTTCCCGTGATGTTTTAGATTATATTTGCACCCTATTGTAAGGACTATGAAGAATATACGTAATTTTTGTATCATCGCACATATTGATCACGGCAAGAGCACACTGGCAGACAGGCTGTTAGATGCTACGCACACGGTTACAAAGCGGGAATCTCAAGCGCAGTTGCTGGACAGTATGGATCTAGAAAGAGAACGCGGGATAACGATAAAATCGCACGCGATTCAAATGGATTATACGGCTCCAGATGGGGAACAATATATTTTAAATTTGATTGATACCCCTGGACATGTTGACTTTTCTTATGAGGTATCGCGTTCCATAGCCGCTTGCGAAGGTGCCTTACTTATCGTTGATGCGGCACAAAGTATACAAGCACAAACCATTTCTAATCTTTACCTCGCTTTAGAAAACAACTTGGAAATTATTCCTGTGCTTAATAAAATAGACCTTCCTAGTGCCAATCCAGAAGAAGTAACAGACGATATCGTAGATTTATTAGGTTGTGATCCTAGTGATGTTATTCCTGCCAGTGCTAAAACAGGACAAGGAATTCAAGAAATTTTAGATGCTATTATAGCAAAAATTCCTGCTCCTAAAGGGAATCCAGATGAACCGCTACAAGCGCTCGTTTTTGACTCCCAGTACAACCAGTTCCGTGGAGTGGAGACTATTTTTAGAGTGATCAATGGCTCTATAAAAAAAGGACAGCACATTAAGTTTGTCGCTACAGGAGAAAGCTATTATGCTGATGAGGTGGGGACTTTAAAACTCACTCAAGTTGCTAAAAAAGAAATAAAAACTGGCGATGTAGGCTATCTTATTACCGGTATCAAAGAAGCCAAAGAAGTAAAAGTAGGTGATACGATTACAGACCATGCAAATCCAACTACAAATCCTATAGGTGGATTTGAAAATGTAAAGCCTATGGTCTTTGCTGGTATTTATCCAGTAGATACTGAGGATTATGAAGATTTGAGATCCAGTATGGAAAAACTCCAACTCAATGACGCATCTTTAGTTTTTGCAGCAGAAAGTAGTGCAGCTTTAGGTTTTGGATTCCGTTGTGGGTTCTTAGGTATGTTGCACTTAGAAATTATCCAAGAGCGACTGGAACGCGAATTTGACATGACCGTTATTACCACAGTTCCTAACGTGTCTTATCATGCCTATACGCATAAGAATCCAGAGGAGATCCTTATTGTAAATAACCCAACAGATCTTCCAGATCCTTCTAGTTTGAATAGAGTAGAAGAGCCTTATATCAAAGCTACCATCATAACAAAAGCTGATTTTGTGGGTAATGTGATGTCGTTATGTATCGAGAAACGAGGTATAGTGACCAATCAGACGTATTTAACCACAGAGCGTGTAGAATTGACTTTTGACATGCCACTTGCAGAAATCGTTTTTGATTTTTATGACAGGTTGAAGACCGTTTCTAAAGGTTATGCCTCTTTTGATTACGCACCTATCGGGATGCGAGAATCAAAATTAGTACGAGTAGATATTTTATTAAACGCACAGACTGTTGATGCCTTGAGTGCATTGATTCACGCTGATAATGCTTATAACATCGGTAAAAAGATGGTAGAAAAGCTGCGTGAATTGATTCCGAGACAACAATTTGATATACCGGTACAGGCGGCGATAGGAGCAAAAATAATTGCTCGTGAAACGATCAAAGCTTTACGTAAAGATGTAACAGCAAAATGTTATGGTGGAGACATCTCTCGTAAGCGTAAGCTTCTTGAAAAGCAAAAGAAAGGAAAGAAACGCATGCGTCAGGTGGGTAATGTAGAAATTCCACAACAGGCATTTATGGCGGTCTTAAAACTGAACGATTAAGTTATAAATAAAATACCGCTTTTTTTGAAGTTTATCCCGCACTTGTAGTCATATCAAAGCATATAAACAACAAAGCCCCATCGATACGATGAGGCTTTGTTGTTTTGGTGAGTAGAATGTTTTAGGAGGATTCTTTATCCATAATTACTTCTCCAGTTTCTTTTTCTATTATTTCTTTCCCGAGGTAAGCAAGCACACTGCCTTCTTCAATCTCTAAATCGAGCGCCATGGATGGGATGATATCGATCTTATTATCGTTTCTTACAAATAGTGGGATGATATCATTATCGGTCTTTGTAATTTCTATAAGTCCTTTAAAATGATCTTGAGATTTGATGGCCATCTCATGAATTTTACCGTGATATCGAGCCACCTCCATCATGTTTACATAATCATCTGTTGCAGAAAATAAACCAGCATCAGAGTTTTTATTAGGGTTGTTGATTTCGGTAGAGTGCACTAATCGGTAAGCTCCATTCTCACCAAAACGCTCGCTGAAACGTTCCAAAGCATAGTCATTAATTTGTGAATTACCAGTAAGCGCTAATAAAAAGCCTATGTTGTTAAATTCAATATCATCAGATATGGAGTCCGAATAAATGTCTGCTGTTATAGCGTCTAGTCCTTGTTCTTTTGCAACACGTATATTGTTCGCATTGGTATCTACTAAAACCACACTACGCCCATGATCCTTTAGGTAAGAAGCAATAATTCTAGAGAATTTTGAGGCCCCTACGATCATGATACCGTTAGATTTCTCAAGAAATACACCTACCATTTTTGCAAACAGTCGTGCCGTAGTAGCATTGAGCAATACCGTACCTAGTACGATCATAAAAACTAGCGGGGTGATGTATTCTGCTCCTTCAACGCCTTGAGATACCAGTTTAGAACCGAATAATGAGGCGATACCAGCAGCAACAATACCACGTGGTCCTACCCAAGAAATAAACAGTTTTTCGTTGGTTTGCAAACCGCTATTGGTAGAACTAGCAAACACACCTAATGGCCTAATGACAAATGCTATGATGGCAAATAGAACAGCAGTTTCCCATCTATAGATCAAGTAGAGATCTTCCATGTTGATGTTTGCAGACAGCAATATAAAGAGTATAGAGATAAGCAATACACTCAGTGATTCTTTAAAGTAAAGCAATTCTTTAAGGTTGGGTAAATTCATATTACCCATTACCATTCCCATCACTACAACAGCAAGTAACCCAGATTCATGTGCAAAAGCATCACTCAATACAAAAACTCCTAGCACTGCTGCTAGAGTAAAGACATTCAATAAATAATGAGGAATGAGTTTCTTTTTAATAGAAAATACCAGGGCATGTGCAAAAGAAAAACCAAAAGTAAAACCGAATAAAACGATCTTACCAAATTCTTCTAAAGCTACTAAGGTGAATTCGCCACCAGCACCAGCACTAATAAACTCAAAAACCAATACAGCAAACAACGCACCTATAGGATCTATAAGAATCCCTTCCCATTTCAAGATAGAACTCAGGTCTTTTTTAAGAGGAATATTTCTAAGGATAGGAGTGATTACAGTAGGTCCAGTTACAATAATAAGGGCAGAGAAAAGCAAAGAGATTTTCCAGCTCAATCCAAAAATATAATGTGCTGACACACCACCACCTATAAAAGTGATCAGCACAGCAATAGAGATTAACTTACCTATTACAGGTCCTGTATTTAGTATTTCGGCGCGCTTTAGAGTTAGTCCGCCTTCAAATAATATGATACTGATCGCCAGTGAAACAAAATAAAATAAGCTGTCTCCCGGAAACAAGCCTTTCTCTCCATTCCATATGGGTTCTATAATTTTAGCGTCCATATATAAGGTAGCTATAGGGCCGACAAGTAAACCTATAATAATAAGTGGAAGAATAGCAGGGATCTTAAGCCTCCATGCCATCCACTGTGCCAGTATTCCTAATATGATAATTCCTGCTAATTCTAGCATATTTTAATTTTTGGGGAAAATTACGACCTTTTTTACAGGTATTATAGTTGTTCCGCTTTCGCGAAAGCGAAACACGCAATAATTAACCCTATATTTATGATTTTTAACAAATATTAAGCGTTGAGTGATCCCTCATTTAAAAACATAGCGATAGGAATCGCATTTTCCCCTACTTTAGAAGCAAACGTAAGTGAAGCCGCTAGACTAAGTTGTATGTTGGGAGCAAAATTATTACTTATTCACGTAGGTAAAGGAAGCCCAGAAAAAATACAGATCATTGATCAATTTATAGGAAATTGTAATCAATCGCAATTATCCTACGAGCTCCTCTTTAAAGAAGGAGAGCCGGTGGAAGTTATTTTACAAGCGGTTCAAGAATATCGTATAGACTTACTTTTATTAGGAGCATTAAAACAGGAGAAATTTGTAAAATTTTATTTAGGTTCTATCGCTCGTAAAATTACTAGAAAAGCTACTTGCTCCGTACTTCTAATTACCAATCCTAGTGTGGTTAGAAAAGCTTGTAAGCACTTAGTCGTTAACGGTTTAAAAGATGCGCATACGGAGCGCACCATAGAAACTGCTTTTTATGTAGCTCACAGTCTAGGCAGCAATCAACTCACTATTGTAGAAGAAATTGATCAACAAAAAATATCTATTAAAATTGATGATGATCAAAGTTTGCGCAAAGCAAACCTGCTTAAAGAAAAGTTAAAAAGGCAGGAAGAATCAAGAGTGCGAGGGATTTTAAGCGATATTCCTGAAGAACAGAAGAAAGCTATTCATATAGAAACACAAGCTATTTTTGGAAAACGAGGTTATTCTATAGGCCATTACGCACAAATAGCACGTGCTGACCTTCTGGTTATGAACGGACCTAAGAAATCTACTTTTTTAAACAGATTTTTTCCACATGATCTGGAATATATTTTAAAAGAATTACCTACTGATGTACTCATAGTTAGATGACAAAGAAGAAAACAGACATTAAAGGATTTTTTAAGGCATTGCCCAAAAACATTTTTAGTGGTTTTGTTGTAAGTCTTATAGCCTTGCCCTTAGGTTTAGGGCTCGCTATGGCTAGTGATGCGCCACCTATTTCGGGTGTCATTGCAGCGGTGGTGGGAGGTGTTTTAGTCTCTATTTTAGGAGGAAGCCACGTCACTATTTCTGGACCTGGAAACGGACTGGTAGGAGTTATTTTAGTCGCTGTGGCGACTTTAGGATTAAATGGAACTTATGCAGCAATCATATGTTCTGGAATATTGCTTACCCTATTGGGATTTTTAAGAATGGGTAAATTGGCAGATTTCTTTCCGTCCAGCGCTATTCAAGGAATGCTTGCGGCAATAGGCCTTATTATTCTGGGCAAACAGTTCCATATCATGATGGGGAATCAAATACAACTAGACGGCAGTGTGGATTATTTACTCGCGATTCCTTCTAC of Nonlabens sp. Ci31 contains these proteins:
- a CDS encoding outer membrane beta-barrel family protein, whose amino-acid sequence is MKYLPFFIFLLVLSTTAQNDLTGNVWTKEKVAIPYATVVTFKMPDSTFYKATATDEKGTFKFNNFEQGAYTFQFSSVGYVTLSRKQNITGSGKIGDFFLDEDTEQLEAVVVTASKPTIDKKTDRLIFNVENTVLSTGNTQNLLKKTPGVFEMEGTYMVQNSPAVIYINNKRVYLTSDELSTLLRSYSADNINSVEVITNPPASYDAEGVAVININTSKGISLGYKGNVNGEWTQGTFTKYQVGSSHFYKNNWLNVYANYNFNPRKDFKFDDSQIGFFNPDGSRSERWFTELEKVDRSAAHNFNTIVDINVDKKNALSFSGNFSTNQNNDVNYQNETLILPDGGTSFSGFNADSQFEKNRTNGFVNAQWQHSLNENGASLTLEGNYIFTNSDQLQDLSTRFFDNNQATTGTNSFLTDALQEIDIYTAKLDYNTSIGNYAFSTGLKFSNVASSSSQNFFDTNSGVVFDPAKSDLFLYDENIFAAYAQIDRSWEKWSFAAGLRAEQTDVEGISESLGQVNTQEYLELFPNLALTNQFNENNSYTLSYKRSIDRPRYADLNPFRTFINDFNFNTGNPNLQPAFNNKFTLSWNHKNTWFLDTYFLYTADMLNDVPFQNNTTNVLNSQSINLNYELQYSIDAATYQYVNSSWYTGISTSLFYMENETRAIQSGGVDVVNSTTGFYLNSFNRFNLADNRTLSMDVDVTYLSSILFGTYEWGDSLGVNMSFNKSLWNRRAQLTLAFTDIFRTQNQRMTTRYLNQDNFYLSLPETRTVSVGFTYNFGNFRLENNEVTTPEEQNRTTKKERGL
- a CDS encoding cation:proton antiporter, encoding MLELAGIIILGILAQWMAWRLKIPAILPLIIIGLLVGPIATLYMDAKIIEPIWNGEKGLFPGDSLFYFVSLAISIILFEGGLTLKRAEILNTGPVIGKLISIAVLITFIGGGVSAHYIFGLSWKISLLFSALIIVTGPTVITPILRNIPLKKDLSSILKWEGILIDPIGALFAVLVFEFISAGAGGEFTLVALEEFGKIVLFGFTFGFSFAHALVFSIKKKLIPHYLLNVFTLAAVLGVFVLSDAFAHESGLLAVVVMGMVMGNMNLPNLKELLYFKESLSVLLISILFILLSANINMEDLYLIYRWETAVLFAIIAFVIRPLGVFASSTNSGLQTNEKLFISWVGPRGIVAAGIASLFGSKLVSQGVEGAEYITPLVFMIVLGTVLLNATTARLFAKMVGVFLEKSNGIMIVGASKFSRIIASYLKDHGRSVVLVDTNANNIRVAKEQGLDAITADIYSDSISDDIEFNNIGFLLALTGNSQINDYALERFSERFGENGAYRLVHSTEINNPNKNSDAGLFSATDDYVNMMEVARYHGKIHEMAIKSQDHFKGLIEITKTDNDIIPLFVRNDNKIDIIPSMALDLEIEEGSVLAYLGKEIIEKETGEVIMDKESS
- the lepA gene encoding translation elongation factor 4, which gives rise to MKNIRNFCIIAHIDHGKSTLADRLLDATHTVTKRESQAQLLDSMDLERERGITIKSHAIQMDYTAPDGEQYILNLIDTPGHVDFSYEVSRSIAACEGALLIVDAAQSIQAQTISNLYLALENNLEIIPVLNKIDLPSANPEEVTDDIVDLLGCDPSDVIPASAKTGQGIQEILDAIIAKIPAPKGNPDEPLQALVFDSQYNQFRGVETIFRVINGSIKKGQHIKFVATGESYYADEVGTLKLTQVAKKEIKTGDVGYLITGIKEAKEVKVGDTITDHANPTTNPIGGFENVKPMVFAGIYPVDTEDYEDLRSSMEKLQLNDASLVFAAESSAALGFGFRCGFLGMLHLEIIQERLEREFDMTVITTVPNVSYHAYTHKNPEEILIVNNPTDLPDPSSLNRVEEPYIKATIITKADFVGNVMSLCIEKRGIVTNQTYLTTERVELTFDMPLAEIVFDFYDRLKTVSKGYASFDYAPIGMRESKLVRVDILLNAQTVDALSALIHADNAYNIGKKMVEKLRELIPRQQFDIPVQAAIGAKIIARETIKALRKDVTAKCYGGDISRKRKLLEKQKKGKKRMRQVGNVEIPQQAFMAVLKLND
- a CDS encoding universal stress protein, which translates into the protein MSDPSFKNIAIGIAFSPTLEANVSEAARLSCMLGAKLLLIHVGKGSPEKIQIIDQFIGNCNQSQLSYELLFKEGEPVEVILQAVQEYRIDLLLLGALKQEKFVKFYLGSIARKITRKATCSVLLITNPSVVRKACKHLVVNGLKDAHTERTIETAFYVAHSLGSNQLTIVEEIDQQKISIKIDDDQSLRKANLLKEKLKRQEESRVRGILSDIPEEQKKAIHIETQAIFGKRGYSIGHYAQIARADLLVMNGPKKSTFLNRFFPHDLEYILKELPTDVLIVR